A DNA window from Hordeum vulgare subsp. vulgare chromosome 1H, MorexV3_pseudomolecules_assembly, whole genome shotgun sequence contains the following coding sequences:
- the LOC123436567 gene encoding lysine-specific demethylase JMJ706-like → MVEGRNCLPAEVRNGLETLKKRRLERMRLSAQKDEGDNPAMAARSGGDSLRTPANCGVRLHANNVTEGLPSTSSAQNNNPFAKRKVDKFNMSNLEWIDNIPECPVYCPTKEEFEDPVAYIQKISPVASKYGICKIVAPVSASVPAGVVLMKEQPGFKFMTRVQPLRLAEWAEDDTVTFFMSGRKYTFRDYERMANKVFSKKYSSASCLPARYVEEEFWREISSGKMDFVEYACDVDGSAFSSSSRDQLGKSNWNLKNFSRLPSSVLRLLQTPIPGVTDPMLYIGMLFSMFAWHVEDHYLYSINYHHCGAFKTWYGIPGDAAPGFEKVASQYVYNKDILTGDGEDAAFDVLLGKTTMFPPNILLDHNVPVYKAVQKPGEFVITFPRSYHSGFSHGFNCGEAVNFAIGDWFPLGSLASKRYALLNRTPFLAHEELLCLSAMLLSHKLSDPKTINSEHPYTQYCVKSSFVRLMRMQRRTRSLLAKMGSQIYYKPKMYSNLSCSMCRRDCYVTHVSCGCTFDPICLHHEQELRSCSCKSDRIVYVREDILELEAIYRKFEQDIRLDKETSANISYKQAAISDIGVDHGPSVGTDQDISNSEANLLEANAADCGKSSPATSSLTSFALRDGSLPAEPKVHAARTDQIWSIAKQAIKTSSVEGNGALDGNSSCMADACNEISSCNASPMEYSGNSDSDSEIFRVKRRSSILGRSAPDTKTTNLSEQKVLKRLKKASPETQHENKRHEEDSERTSVPSVSRRHNKSNSGSSEEDREDMVPIAWRMKRRQLEAQQGDTSYAALQSKAYPSTGSCSRQQFAEATKDAASEVRPKRVKIRLPRSAANRLVEGRQQQVSSGQGFAVDDKPPGFWHTV, encoded by the exons ATG GTGGAGGGAAGGAACTGTCTCCCTGCAGAGGTCAGGAATGGGCTCGAGACACTGAAGAAGAGGAGACTTGAGAGGATGCGTTTGAGTGCTCAGAAAGACGAAGGTGACAATCCTGCCATGGCTGCGAGGAGCGGCGGGGATTCACTGCGGACTCCAGCAAACTGTGGGGTCAGATTGCATGCCAACAATGTTACTGAAGGTTTACCTAGCACTAGCAGTGCCCAGAACAATAATCCATTCGCAAAGCGCAAGGTGGACAAGTTCAATATGTCTAACCTAGAGTGGATAGACAACATACCAGAGTGCCCTGTGTATTGTCCCACCAAGGAGGAATTCGAGGATCCCGTTGCGTATATACAGAAAATTTCCCCGGTGGCTTCAAAATACG GCATTTGCAAAATTGTGGCTCCTGTAAGCGCTTCTGTGCCTGCTGGTGTCGTGCTGATGAAGGAACAACCTGGTTTTAAGTTCATGACTAGAGTTCAGCCGCTTCGTCTTGCTGAATGGGCTGAAGATGATACGGTCACTTTCTTTATGAGTGGACG AAAGTACACTTTCCGAGACTACGAGAGAATGGCCAACAAAGTGTTCTCTAAGAAGTATTCCAGTGCTAGTTGTCTCCCTGCTAGGTACGTGGAGgaggaattctggcgtgaaatcTCTTCTGGAAAGATGGATTTTGTTGAATATGCCTGTGATGTTGATGGGAgtgccttctcttcttcttctcgtgaCCAGCTTGGGAAAAGCAACTGGAACCTCAAG AATTTTTCACGGCTACCCAGTTCTGTGCTGAGACTTCTGCAAACGCCAATTCCC GGAGTGACAGATCCAATGCTTTATATCGGTATGCTATTTAGCATGTTTGCATGGCATGTTGAAGATCACTATTTGTACAG CATCAATTATCATCATTGTGGGGCATTTAAGACATGGTATGGGATACCAGGTGATGCTGCTCCTGGATTTGAAAAGGTGGCAAGCCAGTATGTGTACAACAAGGATATTTTGACTGGTGATGGTGAGGATGCGGCTTTTGATGTTCTGTTAGGGAAGACAACAATGTTTCCCCCAAATATCTTGTTAGACCACAATGTTCCTGTTTATAAAGCCGTGCAGAAGCCGGGAGAGTTTGTTATTACATTCCCTCGTTCGTACCATTCAGGTTTCAGCCACG GCTTCAATTGTGGAGAGGCTGTCAATTTTGCTATTGGCGACTGGTTTCCTCTGGGCTCTCTGGCTAGCAAACGCTACGCACTTCTGAACAGAACACCCTTTCTTGCGCACGAGGAGCTACTTTGTCTTTCTGCAATGCTTCTTTCCCACAAACTGAGTGATCCAAAAACAATCAATTCTGAACATCCATACACTCAATATTGTGTGAAGTCTTCCTTTGTGAGGTTGATGCGAATGCAGCGGCGCACACGCAGCTTACTCGCTAAAATGGGTTCTCAGATATACTACAAGCCAAAAATGTATTCGAACCTATCCTGTAGCATGTGCCGGCGTGATTGCTACGTTACACACGTGTCATGCGGATGCACCTTTGATCCTATCTGCCTTCATCATG AACAAGAACTGCGGAGCTGCTCTTGTAAATCTGACCGGATTGTCTACGTCAGAGAAGACATACTGGAGTTAGAGGCTATATATAGAAAATTCGAGCAGGATATTCGCCTGGATAAGGAAACAAGTGCTAATATCTCGTATAAGCAAGCTGCGATTTCTGATATTGGTGTCGATCATGGTCCATCAGTTGGCACTGACCAGGACATAAGCAACAGTGAAGCAAACTTGCTCGAAGCAAATGCTGCTGACTGTGGAAAGAGTTCTCCTGCAACTTCATCGTTGACATCTTTTGCACTTCGTGACGGGTCTCTGCCTGCAGAACCAAAG GTCCATGCAGCTCGAACCGACCAAATTTGGTCAATTGCTAAGCAGGCCATAAAAACATCATCAGTGGAAGGAAATGGTGCGCTGGATGGCAATTCATCCTGCATGGCTGATGCTTGCAATGAAATTAGTTCATGTAATGCTTCACCCATGGAATATAGTGGAaattctgattctgattctgaAATCTTCCGAGTCAAGCGCAGATCCAGCATATTAGGAAGATCTGCTCCTGACACAAAGACAACAAACTTATCTGAACAGAAG GTTCTGAAGCGGCTGAAGAAGGCATCCCCAGAAACACAACATGAGAATAAGCGACATGAAGAAGACTCTGAGCGGACTTCAGTTCCCTCAGTTAGTAGGAGGCACAATAAGTCAAATTCTGGCTCTTCTGAGGAAGATAGAGAGGACATGGTTCCCATTGCCTGGAGGATGAAGCGGCGGCAGCTGGAAGCTCAACAAGGCGACACCAGTTATGCCGCGCTGCAGTCGAAGGCGTATCCATCTACCGGCAGCTGTTCCCGGCAGCAGTTTGCGGAGGCAACTAAAGACGCAGCCTCAGAGGTCCGGCCAAAGCGGGTGAAGATCCGGTTGCCTCGTAGCGCTGCAAACAGGCTGGTTGAGGGGCGGCAGCAGCAGGTCAGTTCAGGCCAGGGATTTGCAGTGGATGACAAGCCACCTGGGTTTTGGCATACGGTTTAG